One Pyrococcus furiosus DSM 3638 genomic region harbors:
- a CDS encoding TRM11 family SAM-dependent methyltransferase → MKVEKYAIIFGKNPELGLYELKAFSKRFKLGVRILEIRFYGPNKSFAIIQAKEEIEKKFKWLGGALKLVRIVGEGLDTIENLEYSKLFTVSLYGKEDWKAWRKLGSQVKAVFKRKDSSKFFKPANVYSMPSELILKGFPEVKDVVFLFVDKDRVLVGETIRITNPFELKKLDVERPIVRPTLSIPPRLARIMINLSEVRKGNVLDPFCGTGTILVELLLQGLIAYGSDISQERINDARKNIEWIRKEFRIKQNASLRVCDVRRLKKCFRTRFDAIITEPYMGRPLKTKPTREEAIKIAKQLDRLYYQAFESFSDVLKRNAKVVFVFPAFNLAEGGVYRRNRPWLEELGFKVEYSILDIDEKHRIGRDIYVIRY, encoded by the coding sequence ATGAAAGTAGAAAAATATGCGATTATCTTTGGAAAAAATCCTGAGCTTGGACTTTATGAGCTAAAGGCCTTCTCAAAGAGGTTTAAGTTAGGGGTAAGAATATTAGAGATCCGTTTTTATGGTCCAAACAAAAGTTTTGCTATAATCCAGGCTAAAGAAGAAATAGAAAAAAAGTTTAAGTGGTTAGGGGGAGCTTTAAAGTTAGTGAGAATTGTAGGAGAAGGCTTAGATACAATAGAGAATCTCGAATACTCAAAATTGTTTACAGTGAGCTTATATGGGAAAGAAGATTGGAAAGCGTGGAGAAAACTTGGATCTCAAGTTAAAGCAGTTTTTAAGAGGAAAGATTCTTCTAAATTCTTTAAACCTGCTAACGTTTATTCTATGCCTAGCGAATTAATTCTAAAAGGATTTCCAGAAGTCAAAGATGTGGTATTTTTGTTTGTAGATAAGGACAGAGTTCTGGTGGGGGAAACGATAAGGATTACAAATCCCTTTGAACTTAAAAAATTGGATGTAGAGAGACCCATAGTTAGACCTACTCTTTCAATTCCCCCTAGGCTAGCTAGGATAATGATAAATCTCTCAGAAGTTAGAAAGGGAAACGTTCTAGATCCGTTTTGTGGTACTGGAACTATTTTAGTTGAACTCCTCCTTCAAGGTTTAATTGCATATGGGAGTGACATAAGTCAGGAAAGAATAAATGATGCAAGAAAAAACATTGAATGGATCAGAAAGGAGTTTAGGATAAAACAGAACGCAAGTTTGAGGGTTTGTGACGTTAGAAGGCTAAAAAAGTGCTTTAGAACTAGATTTGATGCTATAATTACAGAACCGTATATGGGTCGACCACTAAAAACTAAGCCAACAAGGGAGGAGGCCATTAAAATAGCAAAACAATTGGATCGGTTATATTATCAAGCCTTTGAAAGCTTTTCTGATGTTCTTAAGAGAAATGCTAAAGTAGTTTTCGTATTTCCCGCATTTAATTTAGCTGAGGGAGGAGTTTATAGGAGAAATAGACCCTGGTTAGAGGAACTTGGGTTTAAGGTTGAGTATTCCATTTTAGATATTGATGAAAAGCATAGGATTGGAAGAGATATATACGTGATTAGATACTAG